In Mangrovivirga cuniculi, the following proteins share a genomic window:
- a CDS encoding nucleotide exchange factor GrpE, translating to MGNSQNENKNQQEQEVKEKNQEVENAVEENVQKSENEENEESKQESPEELLKAEVDSLNDKYIRLYSEFDNYRRRTAKERLEMVKTAGEDILKDLLPIMDDFERSLQAIKDENPDVVAGVKLIYDKLARLLDAKGVKVMELEQGSDFDADYQEAVTAIPSPSPELKGKIVDVIEKGYMIDEKVLRFAKVVIGS from the coding sequence ATGGGTAATTCGCAAAACGAAAACAAGAATCAACAAGAACAGGAAGTGAAAGAGAAAAACCAGGAAGTGGAGAACGCTGTTGAGGAAAATGTGCAAAAAAGCGAAAACGAAGAGAACGAGGAAAGTAAACAGGAATCTCCGGAAGAATTATTAAAAGCGGAAGTCGATTCCCTCAACGATAAATATATTCGATTATATAGCGAGTTTGATAATTACCGTCGAAGAACAGCTAAAGAGCGATTGGAGATGGTAAAAACTGCCGGTGAGGATATTTTAAAAGATCTTTTACCAATAATGGATGACTTTGAAAGAAGTCTTCAGGCAATAAAAGATGAAAATCCTGACGTTGTGGCCGGGGTGAAATTAATTTATGACAAACTTGCAAGGTTATTAGACGCAAAAGGTGTGAAAGTGATGGAACTGGAGCAAGGCAGCGATTTTGATGCTGACTACCAGGAAGCAGTAACGGCAATTCCTTCACCTTCACCTGAACTTAAAGGCAAAATCGTAGATGTGATTGAAAAAGGATATATGATCGACGAAAAAGTTTTACGATTTGCAAAAGTAGTTATTGGATCTTAA